The nucleotide sequence GGAACCTGTTCCACAACCCGTTCACCTTCTTCTCCTTCTTCCTGTACTTCACCGCGGCGCAGGCCGAGACGAACCAGACCCCGTTCGACCTCCCCGAGGCCGAGTCCGAGCTGGTATCCGGCTACAACGTGGAGTATTCCGGGATCCGGTTCGGCCTCTTCTTCCTCGCCGAGTTCGGGGACATGTTCATCGTCGCCGCGCTGGCCACCGCCTGCTTCCTCGGCGGCTGGAACGTCCCGTTCATCCGGGCGGAGGCGCTCCCGGGGATCTGGGGGAGCCTGCTGTCCCTCGGCGTGTTCCTCGGGAAGGCGTTCGCGATGGTGCTCGTCATGATGTGGGTCCGCTGGACGCTTCCCCGGCTTCGGGTCGACCAGCTCATGCGGATGTCGTGGAAGTACCTCGTGCCCCTCACGTTCGTCAACCTCCTGGGCGTCTCCCTCTGGCTGCTGGTGTTCGACGGCAAGGGGATCCCCGAGCTGATCGCCTCGCTGGCCGGATGAGCGCATGGGACTGAGGGAATACATGAACGACATCCTGGAGGCCGTGGTCACCACGGCGAAGGGGATGCGGATCACCGCCCGGTACGGCGTCGACCCGAAGGAGGAGGTCACGCTCCAGTATCCCGAGGAGCGGTGGGAAGTCCCCGAGCGGTTCCGCGGGTTCCTCCACAACGACGTGAAGAAGTGCACCGCCTGCACCATGTGCGTGAAGGTCTGTCCCGTCGACTGCATCTCGCTCGAATCGGTGCGGGGGGCGGACAAGAAGATGGTGCTGGCGTCCTACGACATCAACATCGGGCGGTGCATGTACTGCGGGCTGTGCGTCGAGGTGTGCCCGCCGAAGTCGCTCACGCACACCGGCGGATACGAGAAGGCGTCGACGGACCGCGGCGAGCTGATCCTCCACTTCATCGAGGAGGACGCGGCGGAGGTGAAGGCCCGGGTGGCGCGCCAGGTGGCCGAGGCCGCCGCGAAGGCCGCCGAAGCCGCGAAGGCCGCGGAAGCCGCCAAGGCCGCAGAGGCGCCCGAGGCTGCGGACCCGTCCTCCGAAGCCG is from Deltaproteobacteria bacterium and encodes:
- a CDS encoding NADH-quinone oxidoreductase subunit I codes for the protein MGLREYMNDILEAVVTTAKGMRITARYGVDPKEEVTLQYPEERWEVPERFRGFLHNDVKKCTACTMCVKVCPVDCISLESVRGADKKMVLASYDINIGRCMYCGLCVEVCPPKSLTHTGGYEKASTDRGELILHFIEEDAAEVKARVARQVAEAAAKAAEAAKAAEAAKAAEAPEAADPSSEAGKAAGGDPKPAKEEPKE